A window from Pedosphaera parvula Ellin514 encodes these proteins:
- a CDS encoding NosD domain-containing protein, whose protein sequence is MRDKIVLFVAVASVIFTLDRGFAQGSLTPPAAPAPTMKTLSQIEPRTPISGPLPISITSPGSYYLTTNLTGVSGQNGITILTSNVTLDLNGFALLGVPSSGIGLYINGTFTNITMRNGMVSGWGGDGVNGYKTGYSRNVVYEKLSVSTCASGISAEEASIIRDCMVLNNVGTGIYSVGSLVTGCVARDNGNYGIYVNSNSSTGSSAVRSCVSHHNANGIYADHSTVADCDIMFNTVNGVTIVSSCQIINNRIADNTNSGNGIALVFNGSKNMVANNSVLNNSQGVYGASAATNNCIVQNKFCGNATPYNIWANNIFPAVIISPSSGNTFSSSNPWINIFY, encoded by the coding sequence ATGAGAGACAAAATTGTCCTGTTCGTTGCAGTTGCCAGCGTAATTTTCACACTCGATCGCGGCTTTGCTCAAGGCAGCCTCACTCCTCCCGCTGCGCCGGCGCCGACGATGAAAACGCTTTCGCAAATTGAGCCGCGCACGCCCATATCCGGACCGCTACCCATCAGCATCACCAGCCCGGGTTCCTATTATCTCACGACCAATCTCACGGGCGTGAGCGGCCAAAATGGCATTACGATCTTGACCAGTAATGTTACTCTTGACCTCAATGGCTTTGCACTTTTGGGCGTGCCAAGTTCGGGCATTGGCCTCTATATCAATGGCACCTTTACCAATATTACCATGCGCAATGGCATGGTCAGCGGCTGGGGTGGCGACGGGGTCAACGGCTATAAGACTGGCTATTCGCGCAATGTCGTTTATGAGAAGCTGAGTGTTTCCACGTGTGCTTCGGGCATTTCGGCCGAAGAGGCGAGCATTATTCGTGATTGCATGGTATTGAATAATGTCGGCACCGGCATTTATTCTGTCGGCAGTCTTGTCACCGGCTGCGTCGCCCGCGACAACGGTAACTACGGCATCTATGTCAACTCCAACAGCAGTACTGGCAGCAGCGCCGTGCGCTCTTGTGTTTCGCACCACAACGCGAACGGCATCTACGCCGACCATTCCACGGTGGCCGACTGCGACATCATGTTTAACACCGTCAACGGCGTGACCATCGTCTCTTCCTGTCAGATCATCAATAATCGCATCGCAGACAACACCAACAGCGGCAATGGCATTGCTCTGGTCTTCAATGGCTCTAAAAACATGGTGGCGAACAACTCGGTGCTCAACAACTCCCAAGGGGTGTATGGTGCGTCTGCTGCGACAAATAATTGCATAGTCCAAAACAAGTTCTGCGGCAATGCAACTCCGTATAATATTTGGGCCAACAACATCTTCCCCGCAGTGATCATATCGCCCAGCTCCGGCAACACCTTTTCCAGCTCCAATCCCTGGATCAACATTTTCTATTGA